The stretch of DNA TCTTGGAGGCCACAGTGAAGTCCTGCAATTGCCTGTCACTTTTTAGATGGATGTGGTTTGGAGCAAGAGTGACAGCCAGCTGACAAATGACTTCTTTATGGCCGCAATCCCTCCTTAAATAGCAATAACGCGCGCACGCAATCCCTCCTTAAATAGCAATAACGCGCGCACCCACATACACTGGGAATAATAACAGCCATGTGTTTCTGTTGTCAGAGTCACCCACTGGTGAATTTGGAATGCACAGTGCTGTGAATgcttacattttgaaaaatgacaactgtatCTGTTTTCCGTTCAGCCTACACGCAGATCCAGCCCCACTCGCTGGTCCAGCAACACAAGCAGCAGCAGTTTTTGGTCCATCAGAGCCAAAGCTCCCAAAGGATGCCCGGTCAGCTCCTGCAGACGGCGTCCATTCAGCCATCACAGCACCCTGTGCCCGTGTTGCCCAAACCAGCAGCGCATCAGCCTTTGACACCCAGCCAGCAGGCCACCATCTTCCACTCCACCATCAGCACCCACGCCCTCCACTCCGCCCCCTCCCCAACCTCCTCATTGGCCAAAGCCCAGCCCGTGCAGCTCACAGCCATCAACCTACAAATCCAGCCAACGGTAAGAGCCCCAACAAATTAGCTTTTGTCCGCACATACTCTGTCAACACCAGTAATGTGTTTTATTAATGCCTTCCAACACCAACAGCTATAACTCTAAGGCCATTTTAACCAACTGTTTATGATTTTAAATGCAAACACAAATTTTATTTGTAGATACAATGCCTGGATGCATTTAAATATacagttgttgttttaaaatatgcacatttgttTGCACAaggcctaacatgcatgatgtaattacaaatcaaacaaaaatgtatgtttcATAGATGGCCATGCTCCACTTTCAGTGAAAATCATTTGGAGAAACTCTGAATCGGGATACTTGGGAATATTTTCCAGTCTTAATAGTCTCCTCTCTACCATATTGTTCATTGTAGGCCTCTCGGATGGTTCAGGACAGTAAAGATAAGCCAACTTCCCTGGTGGTGAGAGAGACGTGTGCAGCCCCGaccacacagcagcaacaaaagCCGCCGCCTCTACCACCACCACTACCTCCGCCACCAACGCCACTACCGCAAcagcaaaagcagcagcagcacagtgcGCCTACACCATCGCAACCCACCAAGCCTGTAGAGCAGCCCAAGTACAACCCAACAACACCCGCTGGTCAGCCACAAGGTAATCACTCAAGTTTACAATTTAAGCTGCTGAGATGACATCATCACATCATCTATCATgatagaaaaagaacattatggTTGTTGGACGTGTGATGATAGAGCTCTTTAGTGTCAACGATTGTGGCTGTGGGCAGCGTCTTACTTGTGGAAAGGCCTCTACGGTTGTAGCTTGGCAGATTTGTTTGGAAGGATATCCCACTCATGGAATGTGAGCTGACCATACCATGTAGACGGCACGAATCAAAAATTCCACAGATGTTGTGTCAGTGTTTGTGTATTGGTTTCTATGGTGACATTGGCTCTTCATGGTAGGGCTAATGTTGTGTTTCTTGTTAAGGCAGTCTACAAAGCTGCAAAAGTTTTTGGGCACCAAATTGGATCCTGCAGTATGTGAAATAGGCCCTGTCCATATgggaacgttcttgggatttcttttttttttttttttttttttttggcgggttggaaaaaaaaagtcacgtccaaactgtgccggattagtatatactgtatatagtatgtacagtatatatactggagttgtgtgtgtatatatagtgtatatatagttgCATCTATAAGGGAacgcatcactgagtgaaaatggtgtgatacacaaggcacacttacgtgtggcgctgtgaacaggcacacagacagaaccacgtgacactccaaactAATGATGGGTAGATGGGGCCTTGTGAAGCGTTGTGGCACATTACACTGTATAGATACTGTGTTGTGCGTTGTGCGCATCTCTGCCATGACACATCAGACACATCGCGTTTGTCGATAGTCCAGGCTGAACCAGGCTGAAGTCCATCGTAAAATTTTTGTCCGATTCCACCTCTGATTTCAGTCAACCTACTCAAGAGACTCAACTGACATATTGATTCAACAACTATATACAATAATACTgaaattattgtattattttatatcttCATCGAAGTTCATTTGATAGATTTAAGTAATATAGTCAATAAATAACGAGAAGGCGTGTCATAACGTTTGGAAATCAAAATGAAAGTATTGTGAATGTGATGTTTCCTATTGTCTTTAATGCAGGAAAGTTTAtatgtgtgagtgcgtgtgtgtgtgtgtgtgtgtgtgtgtgtgtgtgtgtgtgtgtatagatatacaggtatatattaATGAAGAAAATATGATTTTCCAGTGTCTTGGCATTCAAACCAAGTAAAACCAAAAGCAAATCTATATTGTAAACTGAAAtcaattattaaattaatttaatatttactaTTTATGAGGAAGTAGTCAAATGTTTGTACACTGTACCTATTCGTATTGATTAGGTGCTTTTCTTTACACAGGACAGTTcagtaaaacaaatacattgttAAACACATTTAACCTGCAGAAAATAAACCAAATATTTTCAACTAAGAGTCACTGAAATGCACATGATTTCTGATAGGTCAAGGGGAGATGAACCGTTCCAGTGGAACAGgatgaaataaggaaataaaagcaaataGCTTATTTGTCGATACAAAATGGTCCCACACGGCAGAAATCTTTCTTTATGTCACACTGGATTAAATGGAAGAATTGTGCCTCATAAGATTTGTTCTATTGCAGAGACGTTGCACCCCAATGACAGAAATCAGACTCATTTCCTTATAAATACAGTTTGGTGCTTCAGTGACAGGCGAAACAGCAACTAtatcagtcacgtgactttatCTCAAAGCGTTGCCCGCACCGACACGGGGCTTCGCTGTATGAGCTCGACACATCCACCAATGCATTGATGTTCCCGGACCCATCACTCTTCCAAACCACAGAAGAAAGAACGAATGTGCATAAGTCCGTCTTCtgcttacgagaagtggaattatttCTGTGAGTCAGAGTCAACAAAATATCATAAGAATGttgactgaggtgagtcatgtccgtcgaaatattcagatattatgttggcttatcgtcaaagctcacttctggtcatgtgaccgcGACGGTGTGGCGGTGGGTTCTCGTATTGCCTGTCTACACGGCAACGGCAAGCCatcgttttcagattttcccgctctggaagccaaaaaatgcagtttcaggtcacccagaatgtCGTTCCCATGTAGATAAGAGGCTGAAACGATTAAATACTATGCCATTTTGACCTTTAAAActttctgtgtggatagccccttagaAATTAAGTGTCAATGCTGATGGCACTATGAGTTATATTTTACTTATTAGTTTTTGCCAAATATAATGGCAGCAGTTTGCAGATGTATAAATGTAAGCTGATCGGCAGTTGTCTAGGATTGCCTATTTTCCTGTTGTGAAAGGTTGCATATTCTACTCTTTCTTACTGAAATTGAAATAAGTTTCAGAGGCCCCACAATAGTGTATCTagttttgatgctggaatttagacatttttaaagtgctttcagtctggcttaatatgaaatgacttaATATTTACTTCATCTTGcaaataatttattaaatgtTTCCATGTACCGCCTGCAATTTGCTCGCGTACCACTAGGGGAACCCTTGTTGGGAATCACTGTCCTAGAAGCTCTACTTTGCATTTTATCCACTCTTTACATGAACACTGTAAGTCTGTACTTGTGCAACGTAAGGGAAGCcttatatcacatacaacagcgtaacattaaggagtgggacaggaggacacaaatgttagcaacacgtACTAGCATAGCTGTGTGAGCTGCAGGGATAACGTTACACTCTCATTGTAGCAGCAACGTCATGCTAACAAGACAAAATCATCAAACTTTCCTCACGTTTGGGGCTCATAAACAGGCTACTGTTAGAAAGTCACTTTGGCATAATAAGGGACTTTTAAATGGGGCTAACACAGACAGGGCATTGAAGGCGGTAGTagcagtggtggtggtgggtagCTGTTTATTCCAACATTCTTGCTGCAGCCCTGCTCCAACACGCAGAAGTCAGCCTAACTTGACTGTGACGACGCGGTAGTCGGTCAGTCTGGAGCTGATCATTCACTGCTGTTCGTTCCAAATAGAGGTGTGGGCAACGCTGTCTCTTTAAGTGCTCAGACACAAGCCCGTCGTCCTTTGTCCGTTCGCCACAACAAGGAACAGAACCGCGTGTtttctgcaggacacaagagtCGAAGCTGGTaagaaaattattaaaaaggaaaaagagacAAAACATGTTGACGTTTACTTCCGTTGTTGAACTTGATCAATTGTTCTACACTGCTGTGTGCACATAAGcctttgtaatgtttttttgttgtcgcGTCATGAGTATAactttatttaaatgtgttacATTAGCAGATACAAACCAAACACGTCTCATTGTAATGGTTAGATCATTTAACTCCTCCATTCTTTCATGTGTATCgctgtagccatttttattcattcagtcatttcaaagagaaagtgtttaCTGAAGAATATTACATTATCAAACAAGGATGATCAGTTTGAGTAACTTTTTAAAGGTCCAGTCTGCTTTGGTTAGGCACTCAGTGGGGGGCGCCAACTTTCGAAAGTGTTTATTCTGACCTCAGAATGCGTAGACTTTGCAAGCCACGCCCCATGTAACGTGCACAGCATTCGTTTTGCTTGTTGTCAGCTTATAGTGATTTGGCCAAATTGAGCTATCATTGAATGCCTATTATGACTTCTTGGTGGTGATCTCGACCATCAAAACAAAATCctgctcttgttgttttttaaatttttttattaataagtaTTTTTCTTGTACTCATTTCCTGGTCAGGAGGGGCTACAACCAAGAGGCCGACGGCTGCACCTAGGACGCCGCCCCCAGCTATGACCTCAGGAAATGAGAGCGAAGCGCCAAGCGTGACGGCCATCGCGCCACACAACGGCGAGAACAAGCTGCCCCAGGCTATAGTCAAACCGCAGGTTCTCACGCACGTCATTGAAGGCTTTGTCATCCAGGAGGGCGCAGAGCCATTCCCAGTGTGTGTAAGTGACCCCCACCTAGGCAGCGGCCACAACTTGATAAACAAGCCCCTGGTGGTCCAACACTCCAGTGTGTGCACGCCTGCAGGAAGCTGTCAGCCTACAAACACAAAGCCTCTCTCTTTATTTCCCGGCTGACAGCTCACAGCTTGTGTGTGATTCTGGCTTTAATTATGGACGGCCGCACTCGCTGAAAGAGTACAAATGGATGTCTGAATGTGTGATGAACATCAATTTTAACTGTGTCTGCTGTTTGTCTGGACGAGGTCTGCTGCATTAACAGGGACGCATGCTGTCACCGCACTGTTGGTTTATTTTGTGAAAATTGCgcacaaaaaatgtattctgattatcctttttcttgtttttagcACACGTTTAACACAAGCACAAGAGTGtccatccattccattttctataccgcttcatcctcattagggtcgccgggacattcacacatatggacaatttagagtcgcatgtttttgggaatgtgggaggaagcaggaGTGCCCGGAGacaacccacgcacacatggggagaacatgcaaactccacacagaaatgcccaggggagaatcgaacccaggtcttcccgatctccaggctgttcctgtattggccaacgtgctaaccactagaccactgtgcagGCACAAGAGTGTGTTTTGGAAATTTAATCTGTTGCAGGGTTCACATGCCGTCGtcataaaaccttttaaaaataagtgaacaagagataaaaacaataacaaacataataccaacaataaacatactgtaattaaaatgttatatacaggtgcatctaaaagtagaatatatatgaaaagtgaatttattttaatatttcagatAAAAATGTAAAGCTCTTACATTTTTGATTCACTAGACAGAGTGAAATACTTAAAAGATTGTATTTCTtaataattttgatgattatggccgcacggtggctgagtggttgccacacagtcaggagatggggtagacgtgggttcgaatctccactgggcatctctgtgtggagtttgcatgttctccctgtgcgtgtgtgggctttctccaggtactccggttttcgcccacattacaaaaaacatgcatgttaggttgattggcTATATGTGGTTAGgttatacagaccctttccaaaaaatttgaatgtcaaggaaaagttgtttaatttccataattccattcaaaaagttaaactttcataaattatagattcagggcccacaatttaaacgatttcaagtgtttatttgtttatttttatgtaatttgggcttccagctcattaaacccacgaaaacaggaattcaaaaaattagaatactgtgaagaaatcaccatttacttctcagtttttgcaggaaaaaaaagaaagaaattaggatcacatcaaatcaatcaaaatatggtactttcaaaactatatgtcaatcttcaatacttggttgggaatccctttgccttaatcactgcctcgatgtgacgtggcattgaagcaatcagcctgtggcattgcctgggagttatggaagcccagatttccttgatgcttctttgttgttgggtctggtgcccctcattttcctctggagaataccccatagattctcaatggggtttaggtccggtgagttggctggccagtcaagcactgtgatggcatgggcatcaaaccaggttttggtgcttctgatggtatgggcaggggccaggtcctgctggaagatgaaatctgcatctccatacagatcctcagcagaaggaattatgaagtcctctaaaacattctggtagactgttgcggtgaccttggatttaagaaagcagagtttaccaacacctgcactggacattgcaccccaaatcatgacggactaaACTACTGCATAAACTACTGCACTCTAACCAGCTTTAATTGGTCTCCTAGTCTGAAATGAACTCCTGAGATGCACCTGCATAAAGGGTCGTCTGTTCTTTCTTACTTCAAAGATGGGAAgcaatgttgtaaaaaaaaaaaaaactaaagaaaaagcaaaaccaaGGCAGTGGCATGTATTTTGCCGCTCGCTGAACTCCCATGACATATAGTGATGACTTGCACGATAAATAGGAAATGCGCGGTTCATCTTTTGGACTAAGTGTTgcagtaaaataaaaagcagaTAAACTCACAGTTACTGCGCTGCTTTGATGCTTACTGAAAGTATGCGCAAGTCTTGCATGCTGTCATCTATAAACAAGCCTCACTGGTTTATATTCATTTTGCAGCATGTTTCCATTCATGTGTAATCCTGTTCTCTTGTATTGAAACAGGTGGAGCGCCTTCCTATCCTCATCAACAGCCCCAAGAAGCTGGACAGTCAGCTCTCCTCCGACCCTGACAAAACCCCTGTCAGCAATGCGGCAAACTCCGACTCTGAGCCCGAAGACATGAACCAGACAGGTGAGACAGAGGAAGCACCAAAGATGCTCAGTAATTTAGTTTTATCTTAGATGGAGGTATGCATTCCtgtgtttaaaatgtaatatgcaaaatgtaaaaggtGTAAGCCGGTGTCGTAATTCGCAAGTCATAAACCTGAACATTACACCTCCTAAAGTCTTTCCAGTTCTTTTTAGACTCAACATCAAatatcttctttttgtttttttgcctccaCAGAACAGGAACAAGAACCCAAGCTGACGTGTGAATACTGTGGCTGGGTAGACTTTGCTTACACTTTCAAGGGCACCAAAAGATTCTGCTCCATGGTTTGTGCAAAGAGGCAAGTCTGACGTTTTGGGCACTTCATTAGACATGAGCATCTCTGTCCCTTCTCATTTGTGATGCTCTCTAACCAAAACGTAAACTCTCTGGTAGAttcatatacagtcgtccctcgtttattgaggTTGGCTGAaagttaaggtaatgcaatgtaaagaaatgtctcatcagtgtaacattaccgGCGACTAGtgaacagaatactacatatgacttgtctttcaatatttttggactcataataggccatagtcaaccacaacatATATCAGTATCGGCCTTTATTTATATCCGATATATAGAAATAAATTTAAAACTGGGTTATTTCGGCTCATATGCAGCCGTgcctccctccctctcctgcCGGCTGTGACTTCTGTCTCCAGCATTGCTCCACCCACGGCGCCATTAGTGCACCGTTAGCCAGTCTGAAGTGGACgctgtcctcacacacacacacacacatacacacacggcTGAGAGGGAAGTTTTTTCGCGCGGAGAACGTCCTGAGAACAAATGCACATGTCACGGTAAACGCAGAAAACTCTCTCTAAATTGTAAGAAACATCCCAGTGCTCTACATCTCACAACTACAGGTAACGTTACAGTGAGAAGCAGAATAATGTAAGAGCTGCGTAAACATTAGCGACAGCTCTACTAGCTCATAGTATCTCCCGACATGTCTGTGAATTACTTGAAAGACGGCTGCTGATAATGTCGACAGTCAAACAGTCCGTGATAGTAAaagcatgaatgtgagtgtgaatggttgtttgtctatactttgtatgtgccctgcgattggctggcgaccagccaatctaaatggatagatggatccattcattttctatgccgcttagcctcactagggttgcaggggtatgctggagcctatcccagctgactttgagcgagaggcggggtacaccctggactggtctccagccaatcgcagggcacatcctgtataacaaccattcacactcacattcatggatggatggaatacctGCCCCAAATATAGCTTATCGGCCTCCTTAACTACTGATAATTGGTATTGTTATTGGTCCTGAAAAACCCATACCGGTCGAGCgctaatcatttattaattaattgattttgcAAAAAATGCGGTAGAGCGAGGGAGTGCTGTTCAAACTGCAATGTAGCAAAGGACGACTGTAGAGGGAATCAATCATTTATTGGTTAATGGTTATTTTCTCATTATTTCAGCCTGTTTAGGAAGCAAACTGCTGGGTCTAAAGTAGCCTCTAGCTGGTTGCTGCCAAGTACTGAAATTCTCTATGTGGAATGGAAGAGTGGTCAAAAGCCACATTCAACGTACTGTCAATGACTCATACATTCTTAAGTGTCTTTTCATGGCCACTGAAGGAGATTATACTATACGTGTAAGTAATGTTCAATGTCTGTGTCCAGGTACAATGTGGGCTGTACAAAGCGCATAGGACTGTTTCGTCCAGAGAAGACCAAACCAACAAATCGCTGGCGTAGAAGAAGTCAGGGCCGTTCAAGCATCGAAGCAAAGAAACGGGTACACAAACACTCCTCATATCAGACACTGCAGCTATATATCATCAAGCCACTTGATCAACCTAATTAGCgttcttcatcttcatcacccTTCTCAGAAGATGTCCCCGTCGCCGCAGCAAGCTCAGGGCGGCTCTGTATCTTCGCCGCATCCCTGTCAGCCCAGCCAGGAGGAGTCCAGCCCATGTTCCGAAATGTCCAGCTACGAGGAGCCACCGTCCCCGCTGTCGGCAGCCAGCTCTGGACCCCTGGCCCCGCCGACTCCAGCCTCCGTCCCGGTCTCTGTCCAGCAGCAGCCCAGCCGGGCCTCATCAGAGCAGGATGGCTGCGCGGGGAGGGACAACACGGACGCTTTGTGTCAGCCTTTGTTACCCAACGACCCCACCAAGTGGAACGTGGAGGAAGTGTACGAGTTCATCTGTTCGCTGCCAGGTTAGCCTCTCACCGGCTCACTCCGCCtctttgtcatttgtcatttacttattttgtattgCAGTACCTCATTTTAGCAACAAATGACACTAGGAAAGATGATAATGCTTAGCTTTGATTGACACATATTCAAACCTGTTATAGTGCAATAATCCATATCAAGTAACTGCTTTCTAgg from Dunckerocampus dactyliophorus isolate RoL2022-P2 chromosome 8, RoL_Ddac_1.1, whole genome shotgun sequence encodes:
- the phc2b gene encoding polyhomeotic-like protein 2b isoform X4, with product MSEPGPPASTGGSTGTTISSGTTSSFSTTTTTTAINSTMTASTTTTIAAAAATTTTTTTTTTPVTSSTNSSNSSTSSSSTSTTTTARQAVPQISVYSGIPDRQTVQVIQQAFHRQPNTAAQYLQQMYAAQQQHLMLQTAALQQQHSLSTAQLQSLAAVQQASIAAGRQNSSQNGTSSQTGSTQATINLTTSPAAAQLISRAQSITSTPTSISQQAVLLGSPSSTALTASQAQMYLRAQMAQQSNVFQAQQSNLVQVARSLGRAVPLSPQLIFTPTATVTAVQSESSTQVSSQNQVQNLAIRGQQVATTSSSQTQTLQALSLKQTPVPIQPASLIKNPSQGASQVSAGGKPGSSESPSSEGGKKGDVTEAQAINMSRSVTALSAQPLIAPAYTQIQPHSLVQQHKQQQFLVHQSQSSQRMPGQLLQTASIQPSQHPVPVLPKPAAHQPLTPSQQATIFHSTISTHALHSAPSPTSSLAKAQPVQLTAINLQIQPTASRMVQDSKDKPTSLVVRETCAAPTTQQQQKPPPLPPPLPPPPTPLPQQQKQQQHSAPTPSQPTKPVEQPKYNPTTPAGQPQGGATTKRPTAAPRTPPPAMTSGNESEAPSVTAIAPHNGENKLPQAIVKPQVLTHVIEGFVIQEGAEPFPVCVERLPILINSPKKLDSQLSSDPDKTPVSNAANSDSEPEDMNQTEQEQEPKLTCEYCGWVDFAYTFKGTKRFCSMVCAKRYNVGCTKRIGLFRPEKTKPTNRWRRRSQGRSSIEAKKRKMSPSPQQAQGGSVSSPHPCQPSQEESSPCSEMSSYEEPPSPLSAASSGPLAPPTPASVPVSVQQQPSRASSEQDGCAGRDNTDALCQPLLPNDPTKWNVEEVYEFICSLPGCQEIADEFRSQEIDGQALLLLKEDHLMSTMNIKLGPALKIFARINMLKDS
- the phc2b gene encoding polyhomeotic-like protein 2b isoform X1: MGHHTPASRWGGHRRHRRAIQKSRGSKVRRAEGTMSEPGPPASTGGSTGTTISSGTTSSFSTTTTTTAINSTMTASTTTTIAAAAATTTTTTTTTTPVTSSTNSSNSSTSSSSTSTTTTARQAVPQISVYSGIPDRQTVQVIQQAFHRQPNTAAQYLQQMYAAQQQHLMLQTAALQQQHSLSTAQLQSLAAVQQASIAAGRQNSSQNGTSSQTGSTQATINLTTSPAAAQLISRAQSITSTPTSISQQAVLLGSPSSTALTASQAQMYLRAQMAQQSNVFQAQQSNLVQVARSLGRAVPLSPQLIFTPTATVTAVQSESSTQVSSQNQVQNLAIRGQQVATTSSSQTQTLQALSLKQTPVPIQPASLIKNPSQGASQVSAGGKPGSSESPSSEGGKKGDVTEAQAINMSRSVTALSAQPLIAPAYTQIQPHSLVQQHKQQQFLVHQSQSSQRMPGQLLQTASIQPSQHPVPVLPKPAAHQPLTPSQQATIFHSTISTHALHSAPSPTSSLAKAQPVQLTAINLQIQPTASRMVQDSKDKPTSLVVRETCAAPTTQQQQKPPPLPPPLPPPPTPLPQQQKQQQHSAPTPSQPTKPVEQPKYNPTTPAGQPQGGATTKRPTAAPRTPPPAMTSGNESEAPSVTAIAPHNGENKLPQAIVKPQVLTHVIEGFVIQEGAEPFPVCVERLPILINSPKKLDSQLSSDPDKTPVSNAANSDSEPEDMNQTEQEQEPKLTCEYCGWVDFAYTFKGTKRFCSMVCAKRYNVGCTKRIGLFRPEKTKPTNRWRRRSQGRSSIEAKKRKMSPSPQQAQGGSVSSPHPCQPSQEESSPCSEMSSYEEPPSPLSAASSGPLAPPTPASVPVSVQQQPSRASSEQDGCAGRDNTDALCQPLLPNDPTKWNVEEVYEFICSLPGCQEIADEFRSQEIDGQALLLLKEDHLMSTMNIKLGPALKIFARINMLKDS
- the phc2b gene encoding polyhomeotic-like protein 2b isoform X3; the protein is MGHHTPASRWGGHRRHRRAIQKSRGSKVRRAEGTMSEPGPPASTGGSTGTTISSGTTSSFSTTTTTTAINSTMTASTTTTIAAAAATTTTTTTTTTPVTSSTNSSNSSTSSSSTSTTTTARQAVPQISVYSGIPDRQTVQVIQQAFHRQPNTAAQYLQQMYAAQQQHLMLQTAALQQQHSLSTAQLQSLAAVQQASIAAGRQNSSQNGTSSQTGSTQATINLTTSPAAAQLISRAQSITSTPTSISQQAVLLGSPSSTALTASQAQMYLRAQMAQQSNVFQAQQSNLVQVARSLGRAVPLSPQLIFTPTATVTAVQSESSTQNQVQNLAIRGQQVATTSSSQTQTLQALSLKQTPVPIQPASLIKNPSQGASQVSAGGKPGSSESPSSEGGKKGDVTEAQAINMSRSVTALSAQPLIAPAYTQIQPHSLVQQHKQQQFLVHQSQSSQRMPGQLLQTASIQPSQHPVPVLPKPAAHQPLTPSQQATIFHSTISTHALHSAPSPTSSLAKAQPVQLTAINLQIQPTASRMVQDSKDKPTSLVVRETCAAPTTQQQQKPPPLPPPLPPPPTPLPQQQKQQQHSAPTPSQPTKPVEQPKYNPTTPAGQPQGGATTKRPTAAPRTPPPAMTSGNESEAPSVTAIAPHNGENKLPQAIVKPQVLTHVIEGFVIQEGAEPFPVCVERLPILINSPKKLDSQLSSDPDKTPVSNAANSDSEPEDMNQTEQEQEPKLTCEYCGWVDFAYTFKGTKRFCSMVCAKRYNVGCTKRIGLFRPEKTKPTNRWRRRSQGRSSIEAKKRKMSPSPQQAQGGSVSSPHPCQPSQEESSPCSEMSSYEEPPSPLSAASSGPLAPPTPASVPVSVQQQPSRASSEQDGCAGRDNTDALCQPLLPNDPTKWNVEEVYEFICSLPGCQEIADEFRSQEIDGQALLLLKEDHLMSTMNIKLGPALKIFARINMLKDS
- the phc2b gene encoding polyhomeotic-like protein 2b isoform X2 translates to MGHHTPASRWGGHRRHRRAIQKSRGSKVRRAEGTMSEPGPPASTGGSTGTTISSGTTSSFSTTTTTTAINSTMTASTTTTIAAAAATTTTTTTTTTPVTSSTNSSNSSTSSSSTSTTTTARQAVPQISVYSGIPDRQTVQVIQQAFHRQPNTAAQYLQQMYAAQQQHLMLQTAALQQQHSLSTAQLQSLAAVQQASIAAGRQNSSQNGTSSQTGSTQATINLTTSPAAAQLISRAQSITSTPTSISQQAVLLGSPSSTALTASQAQMYLRAQMAQQSNVFQAQQSNLVQVARSLGRAVPLSPQLIFTPTATVTAVQSESSTQVSSQNQVQNLAIRGQQVATTSSSQTQTLQALSLKQTPVPIQPASLIKNPSQGASQVSAGGKPGSSESPSSEGGKKGDVTEAQAINMSRSVTALSAQPLIAPAYTQIQPHSLVQQHKQQQFLVHQSQSSQRMPGQLLQTASIQPSQHPVPVLPKPAAHQPLTPSQQATIFHSTISTHALHSAPSPTSSLAKAQPVQLTAINLQIQPTASRMVQDSKDKPTSLVVRETCAAPTTQQQQKPPPLPPPLPPPPTPLPQQQKQQQHSAPTPSQPTKPVEQPKYNPTTPAGQPQGGATTKRPTAAPRTPPPAMTSGNESEAPSVTAIAPHNGENKLPQAIVKPQVLTHVIEGFVIQEGAEPFPVCVERLPILINSPKKLDSQLSSDPDKTPVSNAANSDSEPEDMNQTEQEQEPKLTCEYCGWVDFAYTFKGTKRFCSMVCAKRYNVGCTKRIGLFRPEKTKPTNRWRRRSQGRSSIEAKKRMSPSPQQAQGGSVSSPHPCQPSQEESSPCSEMSSYEEPPSPLSAASSGPLAPPTPASVPVSVQQQPSRASSEQDGCAGRDNTDALCQPLLPNDPTKWNVEEVYEFICSLPGCQEIADEFRSQEIDGQALLLLKEDHLMSTMNIKLGPALKIFARINMLKDS